The sequence CGTGTTCGCGGCTCAGGCGGCTCATGTAGTGTTGCTGGTCATCATGAGCCAGGCGCGCGGAGTTCAAGCGAGTGCGCGGGATAATGCTGGTGCCCAAGTGGGTCATGATGTCGGTGAAATAGCGGTTGCCGGTGGACAAGGCAATCTGCAGGTGAAACTGAAAGTCCGATGCCACCGCATCACCGGCGTGGGCAGCGCTTTCGTTCAACGCATCCAGGGCGGCGCGCATGGCCGCCAACTGTTCGTCACTGCGGCGTTGGGCTGCCAGGCCGGCGGATTCCACTTCGAGGCTGATGCGCAGTTCCAGAATCGCCAGCACATCACGTAATGTCACCACCGTGGCCGGGTCGATCCGGAAACCGCTGGGGCTTGGCGTATCCAACACAAAGGTGCCGATGCCGTGACGGGTTTCCACCTGCCCTGCCGCCTGCAGCCTCGAGATGGCTTCACGTACCACGGTACGGCTGACGCCATGGGCATCCATGATCGCCGATTCGGTAGGCAATTTATCACCACGTTTGAGCTGACCGTCGCGGATCTGCTCGGACAGCACCGTGACCAATTCCTGGGCAAGGCTGCGACGCTTGCGGGGAAGACGAGGGGCGGCGCTGGAGTTTTCCATGATGAATCATCTATCTCGGCGAACTAAAGGGGCATCATAGCCCAAGCCGGTTGTACGATCACCGTTCTGTCAGCACTTTCATCTGCAACCTGCGGGCTTTTGCAGCGCGCAAAAAAATACCCCGGCAAAGCCGAGGCATTTTTCAACACTTGCCCGAAGGCTTGTGTCCTGTCACTTCACCACTTTCAGACTCGGACGACCGCTAGGACGCGGCGGCTCGGAATCAGGCGGCGGCACATCATTGTCATCTTCGAGCTCGATCGCGTCGTCGTCCTCAAGAGGCGACTCCAGATCAAACACCATGCCCTGGCCGTTCTCCCGGGCATAAATCCCCAGGATGGCGCCGATGGGCACGTACAGCGTATGCGGCACACCGCCGAAACGCCCTTCGAAACTGACCGCTTCATTGTCCATGTGCAGGTGTCTCACGGCACTGGGCGAAACGTTCAGGACGATCTGTCCGTCACTGGCAAAACCTTGTGGTACCTGCACAGCAGGAAACTCGGAATTGACCAGCATGTGCGGGGTGCAATCGTTGTCCACAATCCACTCATAGAGCGCGCGGACCAGATAAGGTCGACTGGAGTTCATCAGCGGCTCCTTAAGCCTTAGCGCATATCACGTTCGACACCAGACAGACTCGCCTGGAAAGCCTCACGCGCAAACTGGCGCTCCATGTAATCAAGCAGCGGCTTGGCAGGCCGCGGCAGTTCAATGCCCAGAATCGGCAAGCGCCAGAGTATGGGTAATAGGCAGCAATCCACCAGACTTTGTTCCTCGCTGAGGAAAAAAGGTTTGTCGGCAAATAACGGCGAAACACCCGTCAGGCTCTCACGCAATTCCTTGCGCGCCTGAACGCGAGCCGCTTCTTTGCTGCGCGAATCCAGGATCAAATCGACCAGGCCACACCAGTCACGCTGAATCCGATGGATCAGCAGACGGCTGTTGGCACGTGCCACCGGATACACCGGCAACAAAGGCGGATGCGGGTAACGCTCATCCAGATATTCCATCACCACGGTTGACTCCCACAGCGCCAGGTCACGATCAACCAGGGTGGGCAAGCTGCCGTAAGGGTTCACTTCGATCAGTTTCGGCGGGTGACGACCGGCCTCCACACTGATGATCTCTGCGCTGACACCCTTCTCTGCGAGCACGATGCGTACTCGGTGGGAATAGTGGTCGGCGGGGTCGGAGTAACAGGCCAACCGATTGGTCACGCCCATGGCGGTCCTCCTCGCTTGTTGAAATTATTGAAACGCTCAAAAACGAGCGCGCCCAGAGAGCATCTCCGTAACGCCTGGATCAACCAGACCGTTACCTGTTCAGAGATGCCGCTGGGCGCGCAAGATTAACAGCAATTGCTTACGGTTGGATCAATGCACGTCCTTCCAGTATTCGCGTTTGAGTAAATATGCGAACACGAAGAAGAAGGCCAGGTACAGCAACACATAGGTACCAATGCGCTGATGCTGCAGCTTCACTGGGTTGGCCGAATAGGCCAGGAAGGTCACCAGGTTCTTGACCTTCTCATCAAACTGCTCTTCGTTCAACGCACCGGTTTTTGGCATTATGGTCAGTTGATCGCACGCTTCATGAGTCAGCGGCGTACCGGTCAACGGGTCATATTGCTTCTTGCCGTCTTCAACGATCTGAACCTGCTTGCATCCTACCACTTGGCGACCCTGCAGGCCGACCAGAACGTTAGGCATACCGACATTCGGGAACACCTTGTTGTTCACGCCGTACGGGCGCGACGGGTCTTCATAGAAGGATCTCAGGTAGCCGTAGAGCCAATCGGTGCCACGAACGCGCGCCACCAGGGTCAGGTCCGGCGGTGCCGCCCCGAACCAGGTCTTGGCATCGGCAGGTTGCATACCGATGTTCATGTGGTCTCCGATCTTGGCGCCGGTGAACACCAGGTTCTTGAGCATCACGTCATGGGGAATGCCCAAATCATCGGCAACCCGCTCGTAACGCTGGAACTTGGCGCTGTGGCAGCCCATGCAGTAGTTGGCGAACGTACGTGCGCCATCTTGCATCGCAGCCTTGTCAGATACGTCGATATCGACTTTTTCCAGGTCCGGGCCATGCTCGGCCGCGAAGGACAGTATCGGCAGGGCCGCAAGAATCAATGCAACGAATAATTTTTTCATCAGCCAGTCACCCTTTCCGGAACCGGTTTGGTCTTCTCGAGCCTGGTGTAGAACGGCATCAGAATGAAGTAGGCGAAGTACAGGAACGTGCAGACCTGCGACAGCAGCGTACGCTCAGGGGTCGGCGCCAATACGCCCAGTACGCCCAGGATCACGAACGAAATGCAGAACACCCACAGCCAGATCTTGCTCATCCAGCCCTTGTAGCGCATGGATTTGACCGGACTACGGTCGAGCCATGGCAGGACGAACAGCACGGCGATGGCCGCGCCCATGGCGATAACGCCCATGAGTTTGTCGGGAATCGCCCGCAAAATGGCGTAGAACGGAGTGAAGTACCAGACCGGGGCAATGTGTTCCGGGGTCTTGAAGGCGTTCGCTTGTTCGAAGTTCGGCTTCTCGAGGAAATAACCGCCCATCTCCGGGAAAAAGAACACGATCGAGCAAAAGATGAACAGGAACACCACCACGCCGACGATATCTTTCACGGTGTAGTACGGGTGGAAGGCAATGCCATCCAGCGGTACGCCGTTCTCGTCCTTGTGCTTCTTGATGTCCACGCCGTCCGGGTTGTTGGAGCCGACTTCGTGCAGCGCCAGGACGTGCAACACCACCAGGCCGAGAATCACGATCGGCAAGGCCACCACGTGCAAGGCGAAGAAGCGGTTCAGGGTAATACCGGAAATCAGGTAGTCACCACGAATCCACTGGGTCAGGTCGTTGCCGATGACAGGGATCGCACCGAACAGCGAGATGATCACCTGGGCGCCCCAGTAGGACATCTGGCCCCACGGCAGCAGGTAGCCCATGAAGGCCTCAGCCATCAGCGCCAGGTAGATCAGCATGCCGAACACCCACACCAGCTCGCGAGGCTTCTGGTACGAACCGTAGAGTAAGCCACGGAACATGTGCAGATAGACCACGATGAAGAACATCGAAGCGCCCACGGCATGAAGCAGACGCAAGATAGCGCCATGATTGACGTCGCGCATGATGCCTTCGACGGACGCAAAGGCCTCTTCCGCCGACGGGGTGTAGCTCATGGTCAGCCAGACACCGGTAACGATCTGGTTGACCAGCACCAGCAGTGCCAGGGAGCCAAAGAAGTAGAAGAAGTTGAAGTTCTTCGGGGCGTAATACTTGCTGAGATGGTCTTCCCACATCTTGGTGGCGGGGAAGCGTGCATCAACCCAATCCATGAACTTGCTCATCAGACTTTCTCCCCCTCGTCGACGCCAATGACAATGACACTGTCAGTCTCGTAGTGATGTGGCGGAACTGGCAGGTTCAAAGGCGCGGGTTGTGACTTGTAGACGCGGCCGGCCAGGTCGTAGTGGGAACCGTGGCACGGGCAGAAGTAGCCGCCGACCCAGTCCTTGCCCAAGTCCGCGGGCGCCACTTCCGGGCGGAAGGTGGGAGAGCAACCCAAGTGGGTGCAGATACCGATCAGCAGCAGAATCTCTGGCTTGATCGAGCGAATTTCCTTATCGACGTAAGCGGGTTGGTCGGAATTCTTCGAGTCGGGGTCAGACAACTGGCCTTCGATCTTCTTCAAATTTCCCAGGATTTCCTCAGTACGACGAACGATGAACACTGGCTGACCGCGCCATTCAGCAATCATTTGCTGGCCTGGATCGATCTTGCTGACATTCACCTTCACCGGTGCACCTGCGGCTTTCGCCTTGGCACTGGGAAACCATGACCCCACGAACGGGACCGCAGCCCCCACCGCTCCTGCAGCACCCACCACGGATGTGGCTGCTACCAAGAAGCGACGCCGGCCTGCATTCACGCCGTCATTGCTCATTCAGTCCTCTCCCATCAGCTTTGTGGCCTGTTAAATCAGGCGTCTACTAAGTGTTAAATCTGAACTTATAAAAATTTTGCCGAATGGTAATGAAAAGCCCCACCTCTGACAAGGTAATTACCCCCGGCCCCAGCTCCAAGCCTTTGAGTATAGGGGGTCTACGGATGTGGCAAGTTGTCACGGTAAAAAATTGCCTATAAATCGCAGACAATAAAAAACGCCCAGCTCCGTGAGGAGGCTGGGCGTTTTCTGGAACGTAAAAGCGAATTAACGCTTCGAGTACTGCGGACGCTTACGCGCTTTACGCAGACCGACTTTCTTACGTTCAACTTCACGAGCATCGCGAGTAACGAAGCCAGCTTTGCGCAGAGCGCCACGCAGGGTTTCGTCGTACTGCATCAGAGCGCGAGTGATACCGTGGCGGATTGCGCCAGCTTGACCACTTACACCGCCACCGATAACGGTGACGTAGATGTCGAACTTTTCAACGGTCTCGGTCAATTCCAGCGGCTGACGAACTACCATACGGGCAGTTTCGCGACCGAAGAAGTTTTCCAGAGTGCGGTTGTTGATCGAGATGTTACCAGTGCCCGGACGCAGGAAAACGCGTGCGGTTGCGGTTTTGCGACGGCCAGTGCCGTAATTTTGAGTCGCCGACATAATGAACTATTCCGTTAAAACTTCAGTTCTTGGGGCTGCTGAGCAGCATGAGGGTGAGCAGCGCCCGCATAGACTTTCAGCTTGCGAAACATATCGCGACCCAGTGGGCCCTTAGGCAGCATACCTTTGACCGCGATTTCGATCGGGGCTTCAGGCTTCTTGGAAATCAGGCCTTCGAAGTTCGAAGACTTGATACCGCCTGGGAAACCGGAGTGACGGTAGTACATTTTGTCTTGCGCTTTGTTGCCGGTAACACGTACCTGCTCAGCGTTGATGATCACGATGTAGTCACCGGTGTCAACGTGAGGGGTGTATTCAGGCTTGTGCTTGCCACGCAGACGGCTGGCGACTTCAGTGGCCAGACGACCCAGGGTCTGACCAGCGGCATCGACGACAAACCAGTCGCGCTGAACTGTTTCCGGTTTTGCAGTAAAAGTTGTCATTCTTTAATAGCCTCAGGGGCCGCCCTGTAAATTAGACGGCGGATCTTACTGAATAGTGCGTACTTTGACAAGTCAAAGGCAGCCGGATACAGACGCTATCGGGGGCTCGGGTCAGCGCGTCCGTTCAACGGCAAGATTCTTCGGCAGGCGGCGCATCACTTCCACTGCAGAAAGAGGTGGGCAATTATGCAGATTGCCAAAAAAAATTCAACCTGCTTTTATGATTGTTTTCCCCGAAGGAGTACCCGATGGATTATCGACAACTGGGCCGGACCGATCTGAACGTGAGTGCGATAGCCTTGGGGACCATGACCTGGGGCGAGCAGAACAGCGAGGCAGAGGCCTTCGCACAGATCGAACGGGCCAAGGCCGCGGGGATCAATTTCCTCGACACGGCAGAAATGTACCCGGTGCCACCCAAGGCAGATACCTACGCCACCACCGAGCGTTATATCGGTAACTACTTCAAAAGCCGCGGCGACCGTGCCGACTGGATCCTCGCCAGCAAGATCGCCGGCCCCGGCAACACCATCGACTACATCCGCGATGGCAACCTCAAGCACAACCGCAAACACATCGTCGACGCCCTGGACGCCAGCCTCAAGCGCCTGCAAACCGATTGGATCGACCTCTACCAACTGCATTGGCCGGAGCGCAGCACCAACTTCTTCGGACAATTGGCCTACAAACACAAGGCCGAAGAAAACCTGACGCCGCTGGAGGAAACCCTCGAAGCCCTGGACGAACAGGTCAAGGCCGGCAAGATTCGCCATATTGGCCTGTCCAACGAAACCCCATGGGGCACCATGAAGTTCCTGGCCCTGGCCGAAGCCCGTGGCTGGACCCGCGCGGTGTCGATCCAGAACCCCTACAACCTGCTCAACCGCAGCTTTGAAGTGGGCCTGGCGGAAATCGCCATTCGCGAGCAGTGTGGGCTACTGGCCTATTCGCCATTGGCGTTCGGCATGCTGAGTGGCAAATACGAAGGGGGCGCACGTCCGGCAAAAGGTCGCCTGAGCCTCTACAGCCGCTTCAGCCGCTACTTCAACGCACAATCGGAAGCCGCATGCAGCCGTTACGTGGCCTTGGCGCGTGAGCACGGCCTGGACCCGGCGCAGATGGCGCTGGCCTTTGTGACGCAGCAGTCCTTCGTGACCAGCAACATCATTGGTGCCACGACGCTGGAGCAACTGGACAGCAACATCGCCAGCGCCGACTTGAAACTGTCGGATGAAGTGCTGGCGGGGATCGAGGAGATTCAGAAGGATCACCCAAACCCTGCGCCTTGATTGACCGGCAAGGCTGACACCTAACCTGTGGCGAGGGGGCTTGCCCCCGTTGGGCCGCGAAGCGGCCCCAAAACCTGCCATCTCAATCGACCTGAAAAAACGAGGTGCTGTTATTGGGGCTGCTACGCAGCCCAACGCGGGCAAGCTCGCTCGCCACATAAAGCCCATACGATTTTCAAAGCGCCCGCGCAATAATCTCCTTCATGATTTCATTGGTCCCCGCATAAATGCGCTGCACCCGCGCATCCGCCCAGGCCCGGGCAATCGGGTATTCCCACATGTAGCCATAACCGCCGTGCAGCTGCACGCACTCGTCGAGCACCTTGCATTGCAGGTCAGTGGTCCAGTACTTGGCCATCGCCGCCGTAGGCACGTCCAGCTTGCCTTCCAGGTGCTGCTCCAGGCACTTGTCGACAAACACCCGGCCGATCTGCGCCTCTGTTGCAATCTCCGCCAACTTGAAGCGGGTGTTCTGGAAATCGGCAATCGGCTTGCCAAACGCTTTGCGCTCGCGGGTGTATTCCAGGGTCCATTGCAATGCCGCTTCCGCTGATGCCAAGGCGCCAATTGCCACGGTCAAGCGCTCCTGGGGCAATTCCTGCATCAAATAGGCGAAGCCCATCCCCGCCTGCCCCAGCAGATTTTCCTTGGGCACCCGTACATCCTGAAAAAACAGCTCCGAGGTGTCCTGGGCCTTCATCCCGACCTTTTCCAAGCGCTTGCCCTTGTCGAAGCCTGGTGTATTCGCCTCCACCAGGAACAAGCTGGTGCCCTTCGCGCCAGCCTTCGGATCGGTCTTGGCCACAACGATGACCAAGTCTGCGAGGAAGCCATTGGTAATAAAAGTCTTCGAACCGTTGATCACATATTCATCGCCGTCCAGCACGGCGGTGGTCTTCACCCCCTGCAGGTCGGAGCCGGCACCCGGCTCGGTCATGGCGATGGCCGTGACCATCTCCCCGGAGATCAGTTTGGGCAGGTACTTCTGCTTCAGCGCTTCGCTGCCGTAATGCAGGATGTACGGCGCCACGATGTCCGAATGCAGGGAGAAACCGATCCCGGTCAACCCCAGCCGACTGATCTCCTCGATCACCACCGCGCTATAGAGAAAGTCCGCCCCCAAGCCACCATATTCTTCCGGCAGGTGAGAACAGAGCATTCCCGCCTCCCCCGCCTTGTTCCACAGGTTGCGATCAATATGCCCCTGTTTTTCCCATTGCCCGTGGAACGGCGCAGCGTCTTTTTCGAGGAAGGTGCGCACGCTCTGACGGAAGAGTTCGTGCTCCGAGCTGAACAAGGTTCTGGGAATCATGGGTCACCTGTGAGAATTGTCAGACAAGAACAAGATCACAAAGCCTAAGCCTGCGGGACGTCACAGGACACTGGACACATGCGACAAAAAATAAGACGATCCAGCCGTCTGGTGACCACTTTCCCCTATAAGAATAAATGAAATTATGTCTACCCAAGTCTCCACGCCCTTGCGGCGCGTCAGCATTTTGGCCATTGATCGGGTATTTGCTTCCACCCTCATGCAAGCCAAGGATTTCTTCCACCTCGCCAGCCTGCGCTATGGCAAACAGCTGGGCCAGGGCCTTACTCCCGCATTCGAAACCCGCCTGGTCAGCCCTGATGGGCAATCGGTGCGCAGCTTCAGCGATGTGATCATGCCGGTGGACGGCGGGCTGGAAAATGCCGACATTATTGTCCTGCCGGCGTTCTGGGACGACTTTGACTCCCTGTGCGGCCGTTATCCGCAGATCCTGCCTTGGCTACGGGAGCAACACGCCCGTGGCGCCGTGCTCTGCGGCGAAGCCACCGGGGTATTCTGGCTCGCTGAAGCGGGACTGTTGGACGGCAAGGAGGCGACCACCTATTGGCGCTTCTTCAACGCGTTCAGCGAGCGGTTCCCCAAGGTACAACTCAATCAGGACAAGCACCTGACCGACGCCGACAACCTGTACTGCGCCGGCGGTACCACCTCGGCCTGCGACCTCTACATCTATTTGATCGAACGCTTCTGCGGCGCCAACATCGCCCAGGCCGTGGCGCGCGACATTCTTTATGAAGTGCAACGCAGCTACGCCCCCGGTCGCATCGGCTTCGGCGGCCAGAAACTGCACCAGGACGTGATCATCCTGCAGATCCAGCACTGGCTCGAAGAACACTTCGCCGACAAGTTCCGCTTCGAAGACGTCGCCCGGGAACACGGCATGAGCATCCGCAACTTCATGCGCCGCTTCCAGACCGCCACCGGCGACAAGCCCCTGCACTATCTACAACGCCTGCGCATCGAAACCGCCAAGGGCTTGCTTTCGGGCAGTCGCAAAAGCATCAAGACCATCAGTTATGAGGTGGGCTATGACGATGCGAGCTTCTTTGCGCGGTTGTTCAGGCAGCACACCGAGCTGTCGCCGAACCAGTACCGCCAGCAGTTTCAGCAAGCCGCCTAAGCAAAGGGTATACACAGTACAAAGTGGGAGCTGGCTTGCCTGCGATGGCGATCTGTCAGGCACCAGATGCATTGCCTGACAGACCGCCATCGCAGGCAAGCCCGACTCCCACATTTGATTTCTGCTGATCTGGAAATTTTGTATAAAAAAGGCCTGCATCGCTGCAGGCCTTTTTCATTTCGATCACACCACTTACGGCTTATGCGCCCGCGACAGGAACTCGTGGGATTGCATTTCCAGCAAGCGGCTCAAGGTCCGTTGGAACTCGAAGTTCAAGCGACCGCCGGTGTAGAGGTCCTTGAGTTCAACTTCGGCCGAAATGATCAGCTTGACGTTACGGTCGTAGAACTCATCGACCATGTTGATAAAGCGTCGGGCGATGTCGTCGGTGGTGACGGTCATTTGCTCGACGCCGCTCAAGATAACAGCGTGGAAGATCTTGCCCAGCTCGATGTAGTCGTTCTGGCTGCGGGGGCCGTCGCACAGTTCGCGGAAGTCGAACCAGGCCACATCGTCGCAAGTGCGCAGGGCGATGATTTCGCGGTTTTCAATAATCAACTTATCGTTTTCCACGGCCTGGGTGCATTCCGGCGTCAGGGCGCGGAAGCTTTTGCGCAGGCTTTCCTGAGCGGCTTCGTCGAGCGGGAAGTGGAACAACTCCGCTTGTTCGAGGTGACGCAGGCGGTAGTCGACGCCACTGTCGACGTTGACGATGTCAGTGTTCTGCTTGATCAAGGCGATAGCCGGCAGGAAGCGCGCCCGCTGCAGGCCGTCCTTATACAGGCCGTCCGGCACGATGTTCGAGGTAGCGACCAGGGTCACACCGTTCTTGAACAGTTCTTCCATCAGCGTGCCGAGGATCATGGCGTCGGTGATGTCAGAGACGAAAAACTCATCGAAACAGATCACCCGCGCCTCATCGGAGAAACGCTTGGCAATGATGGTCAGCGGGTTTTTCTCGCCGGGAAGGGTCTTCATCTCTTCATGCACACGCTTCATGAAGCGGTGGAAGTGAGTGCGGACCTTTTCCTTGAACGGCAGCGCTTCGAAGAACGTGTCCACCAGGTAAGTCTTGCCCCGGCCCACGCCACCCCAGAAATACAGGCCCTTGACCGGCGCTTGGTCTTTCTTGCCAAACAGTTTGCTGAACATCCCCGGCTTGTTCTGCGAGGCCTGGACCAGATCGTCGTACAGGCGCTGCAAATGACGCACCGCAGTTTCCTGGGCGGCGTCATGGAAGAATTCGGGGCGCTTCAGATCAGCTTGATATCGTTCTAGGGGCGTCATAATTCGTTAGCAAGGCAACAAAAACGGGCCGCCACTGTAACGACGGCCCTGAAGAATGGCAATCAACCCTTGGTCGGGTTAATCCTCGATTGGCGTCAGCGCTACGCGCAACGCCTCGATGGCGGCATCGCGCGATGCGCTGTCGGCGAAGGACGGACTGTCGGCCACGGCCGCACCTTCCAGCCAGACGCTGAAGCTCAATGCTTCGCTGCGTACGTCCAAGTCCTGACCCGACTGCAGTTGTTTGGTCACGGCACCCGCCGCTTTACCATCGGCAAAGTTGCGCGACAGCAGCAGTTGCTCACCTTCGGCTGCCAACAGGCGGAAGCGGAAGCTACCGTCATCTTCGCGGAAACTGACGAAGCGCGCGGCTTTCGCAGCCTTCTTCTTGGTGCTGGCGGCAACCGTGGTCTGGTTGACAAACGAACGCAGGCCAACTGCTTCACGCAGTTCGCTGAGGAACGGAGCGGCCACGGCACGGGCTTTCTTGGCACCGATCAACAGCAGATCTTCCATGTCCGAAGGGCGCGACATCAACTGGTGATAACGCTCGCGGGCTTCGCCCAGTTGGCCGTCCAACAGCTGGAACAGACGGTTCTTCGCCTCGCCCCAGCCCAGGCCTTGCAGCAGTTCGCCACGGAATTCCTCTTCCTGAGCCTTGGTGGCAAACGCCTGGAACAAGGTGAACAGGTGGGAGTTGTCCGGATCTTTTGCCTCGCCTGGCGCGCGGGAGTCGGTGACGATCCGCGAGATGGCATCTTTCATGTCTTTGGCGCTGGTGAACAACGGGATGGTGTTGTCGTAGCTCTTCGACATCTTGCGGCCATCCAGGCCCGGTAAGGTGGCGACGCTTTCTTCGATCAGCGCCTCAGGCATGGTGAAGAATTCTTTACCGTTGCCGAACAGATGATTGAAGCGCTGGCCGATGTCCCGAGCCATTTCCACGTGCTGGATCTGGTCACGACCGACCGGCACTTTGTGGGCGTTGAACATCAGGATGTCCGCGGCCATCAGCACCGGGTAGCTGTACAGGCCCATGGTGATGCCCGCATCCGGGTCTTCGCCATTTTCCAGGTTCTTGTCCACCGAGGCCTTGTAGGCGTGGGCGCGGTTGAGCAGGCCCTTGGCCGCCACACAGGTCAGCAGCCAGGTCAGCTCGGGGATTTCCGGGATGTCGGACTGGCGGTAGAAGGTCACCCGGTTCACATCCAGGCCACCGGCCAGCCAGGTCGCGGCGATTTCCATACGCGAGCGCTGGATGCGCTGCGGGTCATCGCATTTGATCAGGGCGTGGTAGTCGGCCAGGAAGTAGAAGGAGTCGGCGTTGGCGTCCTGGCTGGCAAGGATCGCCGGGCGGATGGCGCCCGCGTAGTTGCCCAGGTGCGGCGTGCCGGTGGTGGTGATGCCGGTGAGGATACGGGTACGAGTCGTCATGGGTAATCGCTTATCAGACTGCTATCAATTCGAAAGGCGCGGCAGCACCAGATCCTTTAGATCGGTCAGCTTGCCATGAAAAAAGTGTCCGCATTCTGCCACTTTCAGCAGCTCATGGGGGCGATTCAAGGCCGCGGACCAGTCGTAGACGGTCTGGGGGTCGACCACTTCGTCGGTTTCAGGCTGGATCAGAGTCAATGGGCAGTTCTGCGCCAGCACGTCCTGATCGCGCAGGCGCATGACCGCAGCCGCCACCATGAACAGGTGCGCAAGTTTTTCGCCCTTGGCTTCCAGGCGGCCGCCGAGACTTGCCGCAACATACCCACCGAAGGAAAAACCCAGCAGGGTGATAGGCAGGTCGGGGTGTTTTTCACGCAG is a genomic window of Pseudomonas sp. ADAK18 containing:
- a CDS encoding acyl-CoA dehydrogenase family protein produces the protein MIPRTLFSSEHELFRQSVRTFLEKDAAPFHGQWEKQGHIDRNLWNKAGEAGMLCSHLPEEYGGLGADFLYSAVVIEEISRLGLTGIGFSLHSDIVAPYILHYGSEALKQKYLPKLISGEMVTAIAMTEPGAGSDLQGVKTTAVLDGDEYVINGSKTFITNGFLADLVIVVAKTDPKAGAKGTSLFLVEANTPGFDKGKRLEKVGMKAQDTSELFFQDVRVPKENLLGQAGMGFAYLMQELPQERLTVAIGALASAEAALQWTLEYTRERKAFGKPIADFQNTRFKLAEIATEAQIGRVFVDKCLEQHLEGKLDVPTAAMAKYWTTDLQCKVLDECVQLHGGYGYMWEYPIARAWADARVQRIYAGTNEIMKEIIARAL
- a CDS encoding cytochrome bc complex cytochrome b subunit, coding for MSKFMDWVDARFPATKMWEDHLSKYYAPKNFNFFYFFGSLALLVLVNQIVTGVWLTMSYTPSAEEAFASVEGIMRDVNHGAILRLLHAVGASMFFIVVYLHMFRGLLYGSYQKPRELVWVFGMLIYLALMAEAFMGYLLPWGQMSYWGAQVIISLFGAIPVIGNDLTQWIRGDYLISGITLNRFFALHVVALPIVILGLVVLHVLALHEVGSNNPDGVDIKKHKDENGVPLDGIAFHPYYTVKDIVGVVVFLFIFCSIVFFFPEMGGYFLEKPNFEQANAFKTPEHIAPVWYFTPFYAILRAIPDKLMGVIAMGAAIAVLFVLPWLDRSPVKSMRYKGWMSKIWLWVFCISFVILGVLGVLAPTPERTLLSQVCTFLYFAYFILMPFYTRLEKTKPVPERVTG
- the rplM gene encoding 50S ribosomal protein L13 codes for the protein MTTFTAKPETVQRDWFVVDAAGQTLGRLATEVASRLRGKHKPEYTPHVDTGDYIVIINAEQVRVTGNKAQDKMYYRHSGFPGGIKSSNFEGLISKKPEAPIEIAVKGMLPKGPLGRDMFRKLKVYAGAAHPHAAQQPQELKF
- the rpsI gene encoding 30S ribosomal protein S9: MSATQNYGTGRRKTATARVFLRPGTGNISINNRTLENFFGRETARMVVRQPLELTETVEKFDIYVTVIGGGVSGQAGAIRHGITRALMQYDETLRGALRKAGFVTRDAREVERKKVGLRKARKRPQYSKR
- a CDS encoding GlxA family transcriptional regulator; its protein translation is MQAKDFFHLASLRYGKQLGQGLTPAFETRLVSPDGQSVRSFSDVIMPVDGGLENADIIVLPAFWDDFDSLCGRYPQILPWLREQHARGAVLCGEATGVFWLAEAGLLDGKEATTYWRFFNAFSERFPKVQLNQDKHLTDADNLYCAGGTTSACDLYIYLIERFCGANIAQAVARDILYEVQRSYAPGRIGFGGQKLHQDVIILQIQHWLEEHFADKFRFEDVAREHGMSIRNFMRRFQTATGDKPLHYLQRLRIETAKGLLSGSRKSIKTISYEVGYDDASFFARLFRQHTELSPNQYRQQFQQAA
- a CDS encoding cytochrome c1; its protein translation is MKKLFVALILAALPILSFAAEHGPDLEKVDIDVSDKAAMQDGARTFANYCMGCHSAKFQRYERVADDLGIPHDVMLKNLVFTGAKIGDHMNIGMQPADAKTWFGAAPPDLTLVARVRGTDWLYGYLRSFYEDPSRPYGVNNKVFPNVGMPNVLVGLQGRQVVGCKQVQIVEDGKKQYDPLTGTPLTHEACDQLTIMPKTGALNEEQFDEKVKNLVTFLAYSANPVKLQHQRIGTYVLLYLAFFFVFAYLLKREYWKDVH
- the petA gene encoding ubiquinol-cytochrome c reductase iron-sulfur subunit, which encodes MSNDGVNAGRRRFLVAATSVVGAAGAVGAAVPFVGSWFPSAKAKAAGAPVKVNVSKIDPGQQMIAEWRGQPVFIVRRTEEILGNLKKIEGQLSDPDSKNSDQPAYVDKEIRSIKPEILLLIGICTHLGCSPTFRPEVAPADLGKDWVGGYFCPCHGSHYDLAGRVYKSQPAPLNLPVPPHHYETDSVIVIGVDEGEKV
- a CDS encoding glutathione S-transferase N-terminal domain-containing protein, which translates into the protein MGVTNRLACYSDPADHYSHRVRIVLAEKGVSAEIISVEAGRHPPKLIEVNPYGSLPTLVDRDLALWESTVVMEYLDERYPHPPLLPVYPVARANSRLLIHRIQRDWCGLVDLILDSRSKEAARVQARKELRESLTGVSPLFADKPFFLSEEQSLVDCCLLPILWRLPILGIELPRPAKPLLDYMERQFAREAFQASLSGVERDMR
- a CDS encoding NADP(H)-dependent aldo-keto reductase; translation: MDYRQLGRTDLNVSAIALGTMTWGEQNSEAEAFAQIERAKAAGINFLDTAEMYPVPPKADTYATTERYIGNYFKSRGDRADWILASKIAGPGNTIDYIRDGNLKHNRKHIVDALDASLKRLQTDWIDLYQLHWPERSTNFFGQLAYKHKAEENLTPLEETLEALDEQVKAGKIRHIGLSNETPWGTMKFLALAEARGWTRAVSIQNPYNLLNRSFEVGLAEIAIREQCGLLAYSPLAFGMLSGKYEGGARPAKGRLSLYSRFSRYFNAQSEAACSRYVALAREHGLDPAQMALAFVTQQSFVTSNIIGATTLEQLDSNIASADLKLSDEVLAGIEEIQKDHPNPAP
- a CDS encoding FadR/GntR family transcriptional regulator, with protein sequence MENSSAAPRLPRKRRSLAQELVTVLSEQIRDGQLKRGDKLPTESAIMDAHGVSRTVVREAISRLQAAGQVETRHGIGTFVLDTPSPSGFRIDPATVVTLRDVLAILELRISLEVESAGLAAQRRSDEQLAAMRAALDALNESAAHAGDAVASDFQFHLQIALSTGNRYFTDIMTHLGTSIIPRTRLNSARLAHDDQQHYMSRLSREHEEIYDAIARQDSDAARAAMRLHLTNSRERLRHAHEEAEAQRG
- a CDS encoding ClpXP protease specificity-enhancing factor translates to MNSSRPYLVRALYEWIVDNDCTPHMLVNSEFPAVQVPQGFASDGQIVLNVSPSAVRHLHMDNEAVSFEGRFGGVPHTLYVPIGAILGIYARENGQGMVFDLESPLEDDDAIELEDDNDVPPPDSEPPRPSGRPSLKVVK